In Humulus lupulus chromosome 7, drHumLupu1.1, whole genome shotgun sequence, the following are encoded in one genomic region:
- the LOC133788531 gene encoding MLO-like protein 3 has translation MAKEEGAGGESRSLQYTPTWAVATVCLFFISLSIFIEYLIHIICRWLKRNRKTALFEAVEKLKSVLILLGLMSLLLAVTQRPISKICIPTKVAYTMLPCRNSVHTKTTKSLGVLHPNSFNMNTFFEIFHDLEPGERRLEEDESSSADYCESQGKTSFMSQDGINQLNYFIFVLAMMQIVYSVLTMALGRAKMSRWESWEKETQTVEYQVANDPFRFRYTRQTTFARRHMSSCTATSSMILWIICFFRQFFSSVAKVDYLTLRHGFISAHMTNTTNNSFNFQKYIERSLEDDFKVVVGISPSMWLLVVVFMLVDVHGWHVYLWVSFVPLVIVLVLGTKLGVIVARMAHTLDEKDNVIMGSPLVQPNDSLFWFGHPKFVLTLLHLTLFMNSFELAFFVWVTWQFGISSCYHEHTLIIITRVVLAVTVQVMCSYITLPLYALVTQMGSNFKNAALEEHTVKAIKQWHSEVKQKRKRNHTSQHHEYSSTTTMDHSNTAISSPSPQHLWSQHNRSPTFADQLTRFPVDTEIVEERDQELGKNQLQVLSSVEQEEKPILR, from the exons ATGGCGAAAGAAGAAGGTGCAGGAGGGGAAAGTCGGTCTCTTCAGTACACACCCACTTGGGCTGTCGCCACAGTTTGCCTTTTTTTTATATCTCTTTCCATTTTTATCGAATACTTGATCCATATAATCTGCAGA TGGCTGAAAAGGAACAGAAAGACTGCCCTGTTTGAGGCTGTGGAGAAGCTCAAATCAG TGCTCATACTTTTGGGACTCATGTCTCTGTTATTGGCCGTAACTCAAAGACCCATCTCCAAAATTTGCATACCCACCAAGGTAGCATACACCATGCTTCCATGCCGGAATAGTGTACACACCAAAACGACCAAATCCCTTGGAGTATTACATCCAAACTCCTTCAACATGAATACCTTCTTTGAGATTTTTCATGATTTGGAACCAGGAGAGAGAAGATTGGAAGAAGATGAATCCAGTTCTGCTGATTATTGTGAATCACAG GGGAAGACCTCATTCATGTCGCAGGATGGGATCAACCAACTCAATTACTTCATTTTTGTGCTAGCAATGATGCAAATTGTCTATAGTGTCCTCACGATGGCTTTAGGAAGGGCCAAG ATGAGTCGCTGGGAGTCTTGGGAAAAAGAAACTCAGACAGTGGAATATCAAGTTGCTAACG ATCCATTTCGATTTAGGTATACGAGACAGACAACATTTGCGCGCAGACACATGAGTTCTTGTACAGCTACTTCATCTATGATTTTATGGATT ATATGCTTCTTCCGACAATTCTTCAGTTCAGTAGCAAAAGTTGACTATCTCACTCTACGCCATGGTTTCATTTCg GCTCATATGACCAATACTACGAACAATTCATTTAATTTCCAAAAGTACATAGAAAGATCACTTGAGGATGATTTCAAAGTTGTAGTTGGCATCAG CCCTTCCATGTGGCTTTTAGTCGTTGTCTTCATGCTTGTGGATGTACACG GTTGGCATGTATATCTCTGGGTTTCATTTGTTCCACTAGTT ATTGTGCTTGTTCTTGGTACCAAGCTTGGAGTGATTGTGGCAAGGATGGCTCATACACTTGATGAAAAGGATAATGTTATCATGGGAAGTCCTTTGGTACAACCAAATGATAGCCTTTTCTGGTTTGGTCACCCCAAATTCGTCTTGACCCTCTTGCATTTAACTTTATTTATG aACTCTTTCGAGTTAGCTTTCTTTGTTTGGGTCACG TGGCAATTTGGGATTTCGTCTTGCTACCATGAACATACTTTGATTATTATTACAAGAGTGGTTTTAGC GGTGACAGTTCAAGTAATGTGTAGTTACATCACTCTTCCTCTATATGCTCTTGTTACACAG ATGGGATCGAACTTCAAGAATGCAGCTCTAGAAGAGCACACGGTGAAGGCTATAAAGCAATGGCACTCGGAAGTAAAGCAAAAAAGGAAGAGAAATCATACTTCACAACATCATGAATATTCTTCTACCACCACCATGGACCACAGTAACACAGCCATTAGTAGCCCTAGTCCTCAACATTTGTGGTCTCAACATAATCGATCGCCTACTTTCGCCGATCAGCTTACGCGTTTTCCAGTTGATACTGAAATCGTTGAAGAACGTGATCAAGAACTCGGCAAAAATCAGCTTCAAGTTCTCTCTTCTGTGGAGCAGGAAGAAAAACCTATATTAAGGTAG